A window of Campylobacter lari subsp. lari contains these coding sequences:
- a CDS encoding septal ring lytic transglycosylase RlpA family protein, which translates to MQKSKLLKNYQKTLIQKSLVVSCVGVLFSACSMAPISAPTVYYPERDFKSVKHNNTSLKGTMKPYTINGKTYYPTVVEVGETADGIASWYGPGFHGKKTSNGETYDQHAYTAAHKTLPMNTIVKVTNLKNHRQTTVRINDRGPFVAGRIIDLSNMAARDIDMIQSGTAPVRLEVIGFGTSASSGSVHTNSNLGSSGEIADSGHIFQGGSFMVQIGAFRNKSGAELIASRYKNYNSYTSTIQTSAKDGLHRVFLKGFRSEQEARDFVDSGSFPGAFIVRE; encoded by the coding sequence ATGCAAAAATCAAAACTACTCAAAAATTACCAAAAGACTCTCATACAAAAGTCGTTAGTCGTTAGTTGTGTAGGGGTTTTATTTAGTGCTTGTTCTATGGCACCTATAAGTGCTCCTACCGTATATTATCCAGAGAGAGATTTTAAAAGTGTAAAACATAATAACACTAGTTTAAAAGGCACTATGAAACCTTACACTATTAATGGTAAAACTTATTATCCAACTGTAGTAGAAGTAGGTGAGACTGCTGATGGTATAGCTAGTTGGTATGGACCAGGTTTTCATGGTAAAAAAACCTCCAATGGTGAAACTTATGATCAACACGCTTATACTGCAGCTCATAAAACTTTACCTATGAATACCATAGTAAAAGTAACTAATTTAAAAAATCACCGTCAAACTACGGTTAGGATTAATGATAGAGGGCCTTTTGTAGCAGGTAGAATTATAGATTTATCTAATATGGCTGCAAGAGATATAGATATGATTCAATCTGGAACAGCTCCTGTAAGACTTGAAGTAATTGGCTTTGGAACAAGTGCAAGTTCGGGCTCAGTTCATACCAATTCTAATTTAGGCAGCAGTGGAGAGATTGCTGATAGTGGTCATATTTTCCAAGGTGGATCTTTTATGGTGCAAATTGGAGCATTTAGAAATAAAAGCGGTGCAGAGCTAATTGCAAGTAGATATAAAAACTATAATTCTTATACTTCAACAATACAAACAAGTGCTAAAGATGGCTTACATAGAGTATTTTTAAAAGGCTTTAGAAGTGAGCAAGAAGCAAGAGATTTTGTTGATAGTGGTTCCTTCCCAGGTGCGTTTATAGTAAGAGAGTAA
- a CDS encoding lytic transglycosylase domain-containing protein yields MKKSFLFFILVLLCLNAKALQFTPEHYTQQAQILRNLDIEASYLSDMIFLEFKESSMDMHSKTLVDTMREFYKITPIIRKILEKEDIPQEFLYLAIVESGLKIHSISKTKAVGVWQFMKPTAQTLGLRIDPYVDERKDLVKSTYAAITYLKQLKEQFGKWYLAILAYNCGDGKLRQAIKKAKSDDLRILLDPDKKYLPLETRIFIRKILTMAFLAKNNDFLISQDSALLNYALSSEVKKISVPPSVSLEELAKVAKMSYKEFKRYNPHFNYDFTPPDKKDYYMYIPLSKSVAVEKALENVKLAKVDTTIPHTKIYIVKEGDSLYTIARKHKISVESIKEYNKIKGNLININQKLVLKIKENNNAKIKTTQKLPKDSHTKVVSR; encoded by the coding sequence ATGAAAAAAAGCTTTTTATTTTTTATTTTAGTATTATTATGTTTAAATGCTAAAGCCTTGCAATTTACTCCAGAACACTACACTCAACAAGCACAAATTTTAAGGAATTTAGATATAGAAGCAAGTTATCTTAGTGATATGATTTTTTTAGAATTTAAAGAATCTTCCATGGATATGCATTCTAAAACTTTAGTAGATACGATGAGGGAATTTTACAAAATTACTCCAATTATCCGTAAAATTTTAGAAAAAGAAGATATTCCGCAAGAATTTTTATACTTAGCAATTGTAGAATCTGGTTTAAAAATTCACAGTATTTCAAAAACTAAAGCTGTAGGCGTTTGGCAATTTATGAAACCAACAGCACAAACTTTAGGTTTAAGGATAGATCCTTATGTAGATGAGAGAAAAGATTTAGTAAAATCAACTTATGCAGCTATTACTTATTTAAAGCAATTAAAAGAGCAGTTTGGAAAATGGTATTTGGCTATTTTAGCTTATAATTGCGGTGATGGCAAATTAAGACAAGCTATAAAAAAAGCCAAAAGTGATGATTTAAGAATCTTACTTGATCCTGATAAAAAATACTTGCCATTAGAAACTAGGATTTTTATTAGAAAAATTCTTACTATGGCATTTTTAGCTAAAAATAATGATTTTTTAATTTCACAAGATAGTGCCTTGCTTAATTATGCCCTATCAAGTGAAGTTAAAAAAATTTCAGTTCCACCAAGTGTTTCTTTAGAAGAGCTTGCTAAAGTAGCTAAAATGTCTTATAAAGAATTTAAGCGTTATAATCCACATTTTAATTATGATTTTACTCCACCTGATAAAAAGGATTATTATATGTATATTCCTTTAAGCAAAAGTGTGGCAGTAGAAAAGGCTTTGGAGAATGTAAAATTAGCTAAGGTGGATACAACCATTCCGCATACAAAAATTTATATAGTAAAAGAGGGTGATAGTCTTTATACTATTGCAAGAAAACACAAAATAAGCGTTGAAAGCATTAAAGAATACAATAAAATAAAAGGAAATTTAATCAACATCAATCAAAAACTTGTGTTAAAAATTAAGGAGAATAATAATGCAAAAATCAAAACTACTCAAAAATTACCAAAAGACTCTCATACAAAAGTCGTTAGTCGTTAG
- a CDS encoding TatD family hydrolase, giving the protein MFLDCDFENKIIDTHCHLDSQAYFGYLDEMLNHAFANGVDKIIIPGADIKDLPRAREIAHDYENVYFSCGVHPYDIDDFDLDVLKEFINDKKCVAVGECGLDYYRLRADENEIKVKQKEVFIAQIQLAIEYKKPLIVHVREANEDSFNILKTHAKDLQGGVLHCFNASELLLQLADDGFYFGIGGVLTFKNAKKLVEVLPKIPKDKLVLETDGPYLTPEPHRGKVNDPILTHFVAQKMAELLNLSKNEIIKLTNFNANRLFFQGL; this is encoded by the coding sequence ATGTTTTTAGATTGTGATTTTGAAAATAAAATCATAGATACACATTGTCATTTAGATAGTCAAGCTTATTTTGGATATTTAGATGAGATGCTAAATCATGCTTTTGCTAATGGAGTAGATAAAATCATCATACCTGGTGCAGATATAAAAGATTTGCCAAGAGCAAGAGAAATTGCACATGATTATGAAAATGTGTATTTTTCTTGTGGGGTGCATCCTTATGATATAGATGATTTTGACTTGGATGTTTTAAAAGAATTTATAAATGATAAAAAATGCGTTGCAGTGGGTGAGTGTGGGCTTGATTATTATCGTTTAAGAGCTGATGAGAATGAAATAAAAGTAAAACAAAAAGAAGTTTTTATAGCCCAAATTCAGCTAGCTATTGAATATAAAAAGCCTTTGATTGTTCATGTGCGTGAGGCTAATGAAGATAGTTTTAATATTTTAAAAACACACGCAAAAGATTTACAAGGTGGTGTTTTGCATTGTTTTAATGCTAGTGAGCTTTTACTTCAGCTAGCAGATGATGGTTTTTATTTTGGTATAGGTGGGGTTTTAACTTTTAAAAATGCAAAAAAACTAGTAGAAGTTTTACCTAAAATTCCAAAAGATAAACTAGTCTTAGAAACAGATGGACCTTATTTAACTCCAGAACCACATCGTGGCAAGGTAAATGATCCTATTTTGACACATTTTGTTGCTCAAAAAATGGCTGAGCTTTTAAATTTATCTAAAAATGAAATAATAAAACTTACTAATTTTAATGCTAATCGTTTGTTTTTCCAAGGTTTATAA